From one Mytilus trossulus isolate FHL-02 chromosome 10, PNRI_Mtr1.1.1.hap1, whole genome shotgun sequence genomic stretch:
- the LOC134687896 gene encoding uncharacterized protein LOC134687896 has translation MQSRKAMSVDTALNQGVQQEVEIESTSNSTDISLPSEPDVHVPKDMQIQCELLGRYSIERFMDNPKAVSFYTGFKSYEHFMFLFHALGPAAYELKYKCSTLHPSDQLFITLIKLRCAKEDVELSLLFDLSVSTIARIFNTWINFLYFQLNELNIWPSRDIVDKHMPVDFHRKFPRTRVILDATEIPIQKPQDVNIQSGTWSSYKHKNTVKTMVGCTPRGAISYISDCYGGSTSDRQIIEDSSLLDNTRFESGDSIMADRGIMVQDLFANNDVYVNTPTMLKGKSQLEPEEIVRDRRVASKRIHIERVIGLAKRFKILKSELPNTKLSLSNRIVFVCFALTNFKNAIVDKFA, from the coding sequence ATGCAATCTAGAAAAGCCATGAGTGTGGACACAGCTCTTAACCAAGGAGTACAACAAGAGGTTGAAATTGAGTCAACATCAAATAGTACTGATATTTCCTTACCTTCAGAGCCTGACGTACATGTACCCAAGGACATGCAGATCCAATGCGAGTTACTTGGTCGGTATTCGATTGAGAGGTTTATGGACAATCCAAAGGCAGTTTCATTTTATACAGGTTTTAAATCTTATGAACATTTTATGTTCTTATTCCATGCACTAGGTCCTGCTGCATATGAGctcaaatataaatgttcaacCCTTCATCCATCGGATCAGCTTTTTATAACATTGATTAAACTTAGATGTGCCAAAGAAGATGTAGAGTTATCCTTGCTATTTGATTTATCTGTTTCAACCATTGCTAGGATTTTTAATACCTGGATTAACTtcctttattttcaattgaatgaattaaatatttggCCATCAAGAGACATTGTTGATAAGCATATGCCAGTAGATTTTCATAGAAAATTTCCAAGGACGAGAGTTATTCTTGATGCTACCGAGATTCCTATCCAGAAACCTCAAGACGTTAACATTCAGAGTGGGACTTGGTCATCCTACAAGCACAAAAATACTGTGAAAACTATGGTCGGGTGTACCCCAAGAGGTGCTATATCCTATATTTCAGACTGCTATGGGGGATCTACCAGTGACAGGCAGATTATTGAAGACTCAAGTCTTTTAGATAATACCAGGTTTGAATCTGGGGATAGTATAATGGCGGATCGAGGCATAATGGTTCAAGACCTCTTTGCAAACAACGATGTGTATGTTAATACGCCTACAATGCTGAAAGGAAAATCACAACTAGAGCCAGAAGAAATTGTGAGGGATAGACGTGTTGCATCCAAGCGTATCCATATAGAACGTGTTATAGGATTAGCCAAACGTTTTAAAATTCTTAAGTCCGAACTTCCAAACACCAAACTGTCATTAAGTAACagaattgtatttgtttgttttgcattgacaaatttcaaaaatgcaaTTGTTGATAAATTTGCCTAG